A single window of Bos javanicus breed banteng chromosome 19, ARS-OSU_banteng_1.0, whole genome shotgun sequence DNA harbors:
- the PPP1R1B gene encoding protein phosphatase 1 regulatory subunit 1B, with protein MDPKDRKKIQFSVPAPPSQLDPRQVEMIRRRRPTPAMLFRLSEHSSPEEEASPHQRASGEGHHLKSKRSNPCAYTPPSLKAVQRIAESHLQSISNLGENQASEEEDELGELRELGYPREEEEEEEEEDEEEEEDSQAEVLKGSRGSAGQKTTYGQGLEGPWERPPPLDGPQRDGSSEDQVEDPALNEPGEEPQRPAHPEPGT; from the exons ATGGACCCCAAAGACCGCAAGAAGATCCAGTTCTCCGTGCCCGCGCCCCCCAGCCAGCTCGACCCCCGCCAGGTGGAGATG ATCCGGCGCAGGAGACCAACCCCTGCCATGCTGTTCCGGCTCTCAGAGCACTCCTCACCAG AGGAGGAGGCCTCACCCCACCAG AGAGCCTCAGGAGAGGGGCACCACCTCAAGTCGAAGAGATCCAATCCTTGTGCCTACACACCCCCCTCGCTGAAAG CCGTCCAGCGCATTGCTGAGTCTCACCTGCAGTCCATCAGCAACCTGGGTGAGAACCAGGCCTCGGAGGAGGAGGATGAGCTGGGGGAGCTGCGGGAACTGGGCTACccaagagaggaagaggaggaggaagaggaggaggatgaagaggaggaggaggacagccAGGCGGAAGTCCTGAAGGGCAGCAGGGGGTCTG CTGGGCAGAAGACAACTTATGGCCAAGGTCTGGAGGGTCCCTGGGAGCGCCCGCCTCCTCTGGATGGGCCCCAGAGAGACGGAAGCTCTGAGGACCAAGTGGAAGACCCAGCATTGAATG AACCCGGGGAGGAGCCACAGCGCCCTGCCCACCCTGAGCCTGGCACATAG